One window of Mediterraneibacter butyricigenes genomic DNA carries:
- the purN gene encoding phosphoribosylglycinamide formyltransferase, whose product MLRVLVCVSGGGTNLQAIIDAVENGTITNTKLVGVLSNQPKAYALERAKTHGIPGACVSRKDFGTKEAFQKKFLETIDGFEPDLIVLAGFLVVLPKELIEKYENRIINIHPSLIPSFCGKGFYGLKVHEEALKRGVKVTGATVHFVDEGTDTGPILIQKAVEVQEGDTPEILQRRVMEEAEWKILPRAIDEIANGKILLGKEQAL is encoded by the coding sequence ATGTTAAGAGTGTTAGTCTGTGTTTCCGGTGGAGGAACCAATCTCCAGGCGATCATTGATGCGGTGGAAAACGGAACCATCACCAACACAAAGCTGGTTGGGGTTCTGAGCAACCAGCCCAAGGCCTATGCGCTGGAACGTGCGAAGACACACGGGATTCCGGGAGCTTGCGTTTCCAGAAAAGATTTCGGGACGAAAGAGGCATTTCAGAAGAAATTCTTAGAGACGATCGATGGATTTGAGCCGGATCTGATCGTACTGGCAGGCTTTCTTGTGGTATTGCCAAAAGAACTGATCGAGAAATATGAGAACCGTATCATCAACATTCATCCATCCCTGATCCCGTCTTTCTGCGGGAAAGGGTTCTATGGACTGAAAGTTCATGAAGAGGCATTGAAACGTGGAGTCAAAGTGACAGGCGCAACAGTACATTTTGTGGATGAGGGTACCGATACCGGTCCGATCCTGATCCAGAAAGCCGTGGAAGTTCAGGAAGGTGATACACCGGAAATTCTGCAGCGAAGAGTGATGGAAGAAGCGGAATGGAAGATCCTGCCGCGGGCAATCGATGAGATTGCAAACGGAAAGATTCTGTTGGGAAAGGAGCAGGCATTATGA
- the purE gene encoding 5-(carboxyamino)imidazole ribonucleotide mutase, with product MPKVGIVMGSDSDLKVMSKAADTLTKFGIDFEMTIISAHREPDVFFEWAKGAEDRGVKVIIAGAGMAAHLPGMCAALFPMPVIGVPLSGSKLDGMDAVFSILQMPPGVPVATVAIDGGMNAAVLAAKILSIDNKELLEKVKSFSAEQKEAVQKKAEKLDEIGYQAYLEGK from the coding sequence ATGCCGAAAGTTGGAATTGTAATGGGAAGTGACTCGGATTTAAAAGTCATGAGCAAAGCGGCAGACACTCTGACAAAGTTTGGAATCGATTTTGAGATGACGATCATCTCAGCGCATCGGGAACCGGATGTGTTCTTTGAATGGGCAAAAGGAGCAGAAGACAGAGGGGTGAAGGTGATCATAGCCGGAGCCGGAATGGCGGCACATCTTCCGGGAATGTGTGCAGCATTATTCCCAATGCCGGTAATCGGAGTTCCGCTTTCCGGAAGCAAACTGGATGGCATGGATGCAGTCTTTTCTATTTTACAGATGCCGCCGGGAGTACCTGTTGCGACCGTTGCAATAGACGGCGGAATGAATGCGGCAGTGCTTGCTGCAAAAATCCTTTCAATTGATAATAAAGAATTGCTCGAGAAAGTGAAAAGTTTCTCTGCGGAGCAAAAAGAAGCAGTTCAGAAGAAAGCAGAAAAGTTGGATGAAATTGGGTATCAGGCATATCTGGAGGGAAAATAA
- the purM gene encoding phosphoribosylformylglycinamidine cyclo-ligase: MDYKKAGVDIEAGYKSVELMKEHVRSTMRAEVLGGLGGFSGAFSLEKIKEMEEPVLLSGTDGCGTKVKLAMILDKHDTIGIDAVAMCVNDIACAGGEPLFFLDYIACGKNYPEKIASIVSGVAEGCRQSGAALIGGETAEHPGLMPEDEYDLAGFAVGVCDKKEMITGETLKDGDTLIGLASSGVHSNGFSLVRKVFEMTEESLNTYYDSLNGTLGEVLLAPTRIYVKALKALKDAGIKVKACSHITGGGFYENIPRMLIEGTHAVVEKNSYPVPPIFDLLSKEGQIEDQMMYNTFNMGLGMVLAIDPADKDQTLEVLEKAGESAYVVGKIEAGEKGVTLC, from the coding sequence ATGGATTATAAGAAAGCTGGAGTTGATATTGAAGCAGGTTACAAGTCTGTAGAATTGATGAAAGAACATGTTCGTTCGACCATGCGTGCCGAAGTCCTTGGCGGACTGGGCGGATTCTCCGGAGCTTTTTCTCTGGAGAAGATCAAAGAGATGGAAGAGCCGGTGCTTCTGTCCGGGACAGACGGATGCGGAACCAAGGTGAAACTGGCGATGATCCTTGATAAGCACGATACCATCGGAATCGATGCCGTTGCTATGTGTGTGAATGATATCGCATGTGCCGGTGGCGAGCCTTTATTCTTCCTGGATTACATTGCCTGTGGAAAGAATTATCCGGAAAAGATCGCATCCATTGTAAGCGGAGTGGCAGAAGGATGCCGTCAGTCCGGTGCGGCGCTGATCGGCGGAGAGACGGCGGAACATCCGGGACTGATGCCGGAGGATGAATATGATCTGGCCGGATTTGCAGTCGGAGTCTGTGATAAAAAGGAAATGATCACCGGAGAAACCCTGAAAGACGGAGATACACTGATCGGACTTGCCTCATCGGGTGTCCACAGCAATGGATTTTCTCTGGTACGTAAAGTGTTTGAGATGACAGAAGAGTCTCTGAATACATATTATGACAGTCTGAACGGAACTCTGGGAGAAGTGCTTCTTGCACCGACCCGGATTTATGTGAAGGCGTTAAAGGCATTGAAAGATGCGGGTATCAAAGTGAAAGCATGCAGCCATATTACAGGCGGTGGCTTCTATGAAAATATTCCAAGAATGTTGATTGAGGGAACCCATGCAGTTGTGGAGAAGAACAGCTATCCGGTACCTCCGATCTTTGATCTGCTTTCAAAAGAAGGCCAGATCGAAGATCAGATGATGTACAATACCTTCAATATGGGGCTGGGAATGGTTCTGGCAATTGATCCGGCAGATAAGGATCAGACACTGGAGGTCTTGGAGAAAGCCGGAGAGTCTGCATACGTGGTTGGTAAGATCGAAGCCGGAGAAAAGGGAGTGACCTTATGTTAA
- a CDS encoding aminopeptidase: MDEQNVKERQEICTERHLLAKERMEHMKKEETACGKFAEYFRTVSSFLTDVEAAYELVRTGKWKTFSVEEKQTWNQRLYQDVLPEQYGKSYANPTYAVKKLGEYGQLLSTLYTELRGAIPYAFEQKEEYLTILEELFLEMYGHFEEEEQPLKKSLEKTLYWYASDYSDVFLADRVAEQVDPSCDFAVKIVKESDWKDPSFLYDYGEYVTENEIRTLQHLNGLPEETLKKMADVYTEGYRIGFINTGKDLSKKGSVNIRYCLGFEPVIRLAIDNFAKMGLKPVIYRAAVSLITKKEQYKIGYYGAIANKQYEYDHRSDAALILDKRYVERKLEVMKHTFEKYESLAGEMAGPACMEIFGEKPFSPEAKSEAVSWSDAQNQQVLFYDSKASQITNQYIKGEERSFTIVAYPVPEIGEKYSEIFDEVIRINTLDASLYEKVQQTLIDALDQGEKVHVLGKGENQTDLWINLWKLKDPQKETIFENCVADVNIPVGEVFTSPVLKGTTGVLNVGKVYLNELQYRNLKLTFADGTVQDYTCDNFESEEENKAYIRNNILHNHETLPMGEFAIGTNTTAYVAAKKYQIEDKMPILIAEKMGPHFAVGDTCYSWCEDIRVYNPSGKEIVAKDNDFSLLRKENVEKAYFHCHTDITIPYEELEEISVVTKNGNHIILLKDGRFVLPGTEVLNEPLKELTD, encoded by the coding sequence ATGGATGAACAGAATGTAAAAGAAAGACAGGAGATCTGCACAGAACGACATCTCCTGGCAAAAGAGAGAATGGAACATATGAAAAAGGAAGAGACCGCCTGCGGAAAATTTGCTGAATATTTCCGGACGGTTTCTTCTTTTCTGACGGATGTGGAAGCGGCATATGAACTGGTGAGAACCGGAAAGTGGAAGACATTTTCTGTGGAAGAAAAGCAGACATGGAATCAACGGCTTTATCAGGATGTTTTACCGGAGCAATATGGAAAAAGTTATGCAAATCCAACGTATGCGGTGAAAAAGTTGGGAGAATACGGACAGCTTTTGAGTACGTTGTACACAGAACTTCGTGGTGCAATTCCTTATGCATTTGAGCAGAAAGAAGAGTATCTGACGATTCTGGAGGAACTGTTTCTGGAGATGTACGGACATTTCGAAGAAGAGGAACAGCCGCTGAAAAAAAGTCTGGAAAAGACATTGTACTGGTATGCCAGTGATTACAGTGACGTATTTCTTGCAGACCGTGTGGCAGAGCAGGTGGATCCTTCCTGTGATTTTGCGGTGAAGATCGTGAAGGAAAGTGATTGGAAAGATCCGTCTTTCCTGTATGATTACGGAGAGTATGTGACAGAAAATGAAATCCGCACCTTGCAGCATTTGAACGGTCTTCCGGAGGAAACCCTGAAGAAAATGGCGGATGTTTACACGGAAGGATATCGAATCGGATTTATCAATACCGGAAAGGACTTATCGAAAAAAGGAAGCGTAAACATCCGGTACTGTCTGGGGTTTGAACCGGTGATCCGGCTAGCGATTGATAATTTTGCAAAAATGGGATTAAAACCGGTTATTTACAGGGCGGCAGTCAGTCTGATCACCAAAAAAGAGCAGTATAAGATCGGATATTATGGTGCGATTGCCAATAAACAGTATGAATACGATCACAGAAGTGACGCGGCATTGATTCTGGACAAGCGTTATGTGGAACGCAAGCTGGAAGTGATGAAGCATACGTTTGAGAAGTACGAGAGTCTGGCTGGAGAGATGGCAGGACCGGCATGCATGGAGATCTTCGGAGAGAAGCCGTTTTCACCGGAGGCAAAATCAGAGGCGGTGAGCTGGAGCGATGCGCAGAATCAGCAGGTACTGTTCTATGACAGTAAGGCCAGTCAGATCACCAATCAGTATATTAAGGGCGAGGAACGCAGTTTTACCATCGTGGCCTATCCAGTGCCGGAGATCGGGGAGAAGTATTCGGAGATTTTTGATGAAGTGATCCGGATCAATACGCTGGATGCTTCTCTTTATGAAAAAGTGCAGCAGACACTGATCGATGCGTTGGATCAGGGAGAAAAGGTGCATGTACTCGGAAAAGGAGAGAACCAGACGGATCTGTGGATCAATCTCTGGAAGTTGAAGGATCCGCAGAAAGAAACGATCTTTGAAAACTGTGTGGCAGACGTAAATATTCCGGTGGGCGAAGTCTTTACTTCACCGGTGCTGAAAGGAACAACCGGAGTTTTAAATGTGGGAAAAGTCTATCTGAATGAATTGCAGTACCGTAATCTGAAACTGACCTTTGCAGATGGAACGGTTCAGGATTATACCTGTGATAATTTTGAATCGGAAGAGGAAAATAAAGCCTACATCCGAAACAATATTCTGCATAATCACGAGACGCTTCCGATGGGAGAATTCGCGATCGGAACCAATACTACGGCTTATGTGGCAGCTAAAAAATATCAGATCGAAGATAAGATGCCGATTCTGATCGCAGAGAAGATGGGACCGCACTTTGCGGTAGGGGATACCTGTTACAGTTGGTGCGAAGATATCCGCGTCTATAATCCGAGTGGAAAGGAAATAGTTGCGAAAGACAATGATTTCTCTCTTTTGCGCAAAGAAAATGTCGAAAAAGCCTACTTCCACTGTCATACAGATATTACTATACCTTATGAAGAGTTAGAAGAAATAAGTGTAGTGACAAAGAATGGGAACCATATTATACTATTAAAGGACGGAAGATTCGTACTTCCGGGTACTGAGGTGTTAAATGAACCCTTAAAAGAACTGACAGATTAG
- a CDS encoding class I SAM-dependent methyltransferase, with protein sequence MITGLLGVAGVLVLIEAIYMYVCHETFAFGKGNMMAWVHQHLVDHLEWDGEGTLLDIGCGAAALTVRCAKAFPNSQITAMDYWGVEWNYAKEQCEKNARLERVENRITFQKGDAAKLEFEDGTFDAAVSNFVFHEVRTAKDKRKVVKEALRVVKKGGVFSFQDMFSQKALYGDMEEFVRELKAEGISDIHYIGNLEKKLDFIPGFVTMPWMISGMGIIYGRK encoded by the coding sequence GTGATTACAGGGCTTCTGGGCGTGGCAGGCGTGCTGGTGTTGATCGAGGCAATTTACATGTATGTCTGCCATGAGACGTTTGCATTTGGAAAAGGAAATATGATGGCATGGGTTCATCAGCATCTGGTAGATCACCTGGAATGGGATGGAGAAGGAACACTCCTTGATATTGGATGCGGGGCAGCAGCGCTGACGGTCCGGTGTGCAAAAGCATTTCCAAACTCACAGATTACAGCGATGGATTACTGGGGCGTTGAGTGGAATTATGCAAAAGAACAGTGCGAGAAAAATGCACGACTGGAGAGAGTAGAGAACCGGATCACATTTCAGAAAGGAGATGCGGCAAAGCTGGAGTTTGAGGATGGAACTTTTGATGCCGCGGTCAGTAATTTTGTCTTTCATGAAGTACGCACAGCAAAAGATAAACGGAAAGTCGTAAAAGAGGCACTTCGAGTGGTGAAAAAAGGCGGAGTATTTTCTTTCCAGGACATGTTTTCGCAGAAGGCATTGTACGGAGATATGGAAGAATTTGTCCGGGAACTGAAAGCGGAAGGAATCTCAGATATTCATTATATCGGCAATCTGGAAAAGAAACTGGATTTTATTCCGGGATTTGTGACCATGCCTTGGATGATAAGTGGGATGGGAATTATATATGGAAGAAAATAG
- the pyrE gene encoding orotate phosphoribosyltransferase, protein MEAYKQEFIRFMVESDVLKFGEFTLKSGRKSPFFMNAGAYVTGSKLKRLGEYYAKAIHDTYGDDFDVLFGPAYKGIPLGVVTAIAYSELYGKEVRYCSDRKEEKDHGADKGSFLGSKLKDGDRVIMIEDVTTSGKSMEETVPKVKGAADVTIVGLMVSLNRMEVGKGGEKCALDEVKDLYGFDTAAIVTMEEVVECLYNKECNGKVVIDDTLKAAIDAYYEQYGVK, encoded by the coding sequence ATGGAAGCTTACAAGCAGGAATTTATTCGGTTTATGGTAGAGAGTGATGTATTAAAGTTTGGAGAATTTACTCTGAAAAGCGGAAGAAAGTCCCCGTTTTTTATGAATGCGGGAGCTTATGTGACCGGCTCCAAGTTAAAACGTCTGGGAGAATATTATGCAAAGGCAATTCATGATACATACGGAGATGATTTTGACGTATTGTTCGGACCGGCATATAAGGGAATTCCGCTGGGAGTTGTGACAGCCATCGCATACAGTGAACTGTACGGAAAAGAAGTTCGTTACTGCTCTGACCGGAAAGAGGAAAAAGATCACGGCGCAGACAAGGGAAGCTTCCTGGGAAGTAAATTGAAGGACGGAGATCGCGTGATCATGATCGAGGACGTGACTACATCCGGAAAATCCATGGAAGAGACGGTTCCGAAGGTAAAAGGTGCCGCAGACGTAACGATCGTGGGACTGATGGTTTCTCTGAACCGTATGGAAGTCGGAAAAGGCGGAGAAAAATGTGCGCTGGATGAGGTGAAGGATCTGTACGGATTTGATACTGCCGCAATCGTAACGATGGAAGAAGTAGTAGAATGTCTCTATAATAAAGAGTGCAATGGAAAAGTTGTGATCGATGATACACTGAAAGCTGCAATCGATGCATATTATGAGCAGTATGGTGTAAAGTAA
- a CDS encoding VanZ family protein codes for MKQKQLKRLRALGKVLFAAYVVFIVYFLLFSDWYGRTGVTATYRYNLELFKEIKRFIIYRRELGAFAVFTNLFGNILIFVPFGFFLPMGSKRRSFFVTLFYSFGLSLCVEIFQLITKVGSFDVDDLLLNTIGGVIGYILFAVCNMVRRHYAAGKRKKSGKR; via the coding sequence TTGAAACAGAAACAATTGAAAAGGTTGCGGGCACTTGGAAAAGTGCTGTTTGCCGCTTATGTGGTGTTTATCGTCTATTTCCTTCTGTTTTCAGACTGGTACGGAAGGACAGGGGTGACAGCCACGTATCGGTACAACCTGGAGTTATTCAAGGAAATTAAGCGTTTTATCATATATCGGAGAGAATTGGGAGCGTTTGCTGTCTTCACAAATCTCTTCGGAAACATTTTAATCTTTGTTCCTTTCGGATTCTTTTTGCCGATGGGAAGCAAAAGGCGGAGCTTTTTTGTCACGCTGTTTTACAGCTTTGGCTTAAGTCTCTGTGTGGAAATCTTCCAACTGATCACAAAGGTTGGAAGTTTTGATGTAGACGATCTGTTGTTAAATACCATTGGCGGAGTGATCGGATATATCCTGTTTGCAGTCTGTAATATGGTAAGGAGGCATTATGCCGCAGGAAAAAGGAAAAAATCAGGAAAGCGATAA
- a CDS encoding HAD family hydrolase: MKKAVIFDLDGLLADSESVSYRLYNGLLEAYGTGFSMETFIENCCGKTIVSNMRSMVKEYDLPISVEECCEWIRSRELDYLEQGVELKKGARNLLVYLKKNSFKILLATSSYKERAVKMLELTGIEEFFDDMVFGTELKRGKPYPDIFLKAAEYAKEPPEHCLVLEDSEAGVQAAYAAGIDVICIPDLKQPSKEYKEKATAVMDSLDEVIGWLDLTNLSK, translated from the coding sequence ATGAAAAAAGCAGTAATTTTTGATTTGGATGGTTTGCTGGCAGACAGTGAAAGTGTTTCTTACAGATTATACAATGGTTTACTGGAAGCCTATGGAACTGGTTTTTCGATGGAAACATTTATAGAGAACTGTTGCGGAAAGACCATAGTTTCCAATATGCGCTCTATGGTGAAGGAATATGATCTTCCGATTTCGGTGGAAGAGTGTTGCGAATGGATCCGTTCCAGAGAGCTAGATTATCTGGAACAGGGAGTGGAACTGAAAAAAGGCGCAAGAAATTTATTAGTTTATTTAAAAAAGAATTCGTTTAAAATCTTGCTGGCAACATCCAGTTACAAGGAACGTGCGGTTAAGATGCTTGAGTTGACCGGAATCGAAGAGTTTTTTGATGATATGGTATTTGGAACCGAGCTTAAACGGGGAAAACCCTATCCGGATATTTTTCTGAAAGCGGCAGAATATGCGAAAGAACCGCCGGAACATTGCCTGGTGTTAGAAGACAGCGAGGCAGGCGTTCAGGCGGCTTATGCGGCAGGAATCGATGTGATCTGTATTCCGGATCTGAAACAGCCGTCGAAGGAATATAAGGAAAAGGCGACGGCGGTGATGGACTCTCTGGACGAAGTGATCGGGTGGCTGGATTTGACAAATCTTTCGAAATAG
- a CDS encoding MATE family efflux transporter, with the protein MKQQHMFSNRMICALLVPVVLEQLLNSIMGTADTMMVSNVGSAAISAVSLVDSINILVIQAFSALAAGGAIVCAQYIGQQNHKKANESARQVLFIITAISVAVSLLCLVFQRPLLRLIFGSVEAEVMRNSRIYFFFTALSFPFIAAYDAAASIFRAQDNTRGPMLISMISNVLNIVGNAIMIWGFHLGVEGAALSTLVSRIFCAVVVLLQLRRDRQPIVVRDYYKIRPDWRMIRRILGLGIPSGVENSMFQLGKLAIQSTVSTLGTVAIAAQAMTNILENLNGIAAIGVGVGLMTIVGQCLGAGRKDEAIYYIRKLCVIAEVILICSCLLVFLLVRPITILGGMEAESAKMCIHMISWITVVKPLVWTMAFIPGYGLRAAGDVKFSMITSCVTMWSCRFCLCVLLIRVFGFGPMGVWIGMFADWTLRGIIFSLRFHSRKWLEHQVI; encoded by the coding sequence ATGAAACAACAGCACATGTTCTCAAACCGGATGATCTGCGCCTTGTTGGTTCCGGTGGTGTTGGAACAGTTACTAAATTCCATTATGGGAACAGCAGATACGATGATGGTCAGCAACGTGGGATCGGCGGCAATTTCAGCGGTCTCACTGGTAGATTCCATCAATATTCTGGTAATTCAGGCGTTTTCCGCGCTGGCAGCGGGAGGCGCTATTGTCTGCGCCCAATATATCGGACAGCAGAATCATAAGAAGGCAAATGAGTCGGCAAGACAGGTGCTGTTTATTATCACTGCAATTTCGGTGGCGGTCAGCCTGCTCTGTCTGGTATTTCAAAGACCTTTGCTGCGTCTGATCTTTGGCTCGGTGGAAGCAGAAGTTATGCGAAATTCCAGAATCTATTTCTTCTTTACGGCGCTTTCGTTCCCGTTTATTGCTGCCTACGATGCGGCAGCCTCTATTTTCCGGGCGCAGGATAATACAAGAGGGCCGATGTTGATCTCGATGATCTCCAATGTGCTGAATATCGTGGGAAATGCAATCATGATCTGGGGATTTCACCTGGGTGTGGAAGGTGCGGCTTTGTCCACGCTGGTGTCCAGAATATTCTGTGCAGTCGTAGTGCTGTTGCAGCTCAGAAGAGACCGACAGCCCATCGTGGTGCGGGACTATTATAAAATCCGTCCGGATTGGCGGATGATACGGAGGATTCTGGGACTTGGAATTCCATCGGGTGTGGAGAATAGTATGTTTCAGTTGGGAAAACTGGCGATACAGTCCACGGTGTCCACGCTTGGAACCGTAGCGATTGCAGCTCAGGCGATGACAAATATTCTGGAAAACCTGAACGGAATCGCGGCCATCGGTGTCGGTGTGGGTCTGATGACGATCGTAGGACAGTGTCTGGGAGCCGGAAGAAAAGACGAAGCGATTTATTATATCAGGAAACTGTGTGTTATTGCAGAAGTGATCCTGATCTGCAGTTGTCTGCTGGTATTCTTGCTGGTTCGTCCGATTACAATTCTCGGGGGAATGGAAGCAGAAAGTGCAAAAATGTGTATTCATATGATATCCTGGATCACCGTAGTGAAACCACTGGTATGGACGATGGCATTTATTCCGGGCTATGGCCTGAGGGCGGCGGGGGACGTGAAGTTCTCCATGATTACTTCCTGTGTGACCATGTGGTCCTGCAGATTCTGCCTCTGTGTGCTTTTGATCCGTGTCTTTGGATTCGGCCCGATGGGAGTCTGGATCGGAATGTTTGCAGACTGGACACTTCGCGGCATCATTTTCAGCCTCAGATTCCACAGCAGGAAATGGCTGGAACATCAGGTGATTTAA
- a CDS encoding cation:proton antiporter: protein MLTSLSLIFLVGLAMGAICQRLKLPRIIGMLVTGMVLGPYVLDFLDPSILSVSAELRKMALIIILLKAGLSLDLADLKKAGRSAILLSFVPASCEIAGYILFAPVLLGIGRMDAAVMGAVLAAVSPAVVVPRMVSLIERKYGTEKAIPQMIMAGASCDDIFVIVLFTTFLSMAQGKSANIMDFVNIPVSIIFGILLGAFSGYLLYLFFETSYAHKNCVRNSMKVIIVLGVSFLLVAMETWLEGKISVSGLLAVVSMACVIKLKSTAFVSKRLSEKFGKLWLAAEVVLFVMVGAAVDIRYTLSAGISALFLILIALVFRACGVLLCMVKTKLCWKERLFCVIAYLPKATVQAAIGSVPMAAGLGSGKIILSVAVLAIVVTAPLGALGIDSTYKRFLEKEMKKQA from the coding sequence ATGTTAACATCATTATCACTTATTTTTTTGGTGGGACTGGCGATGGGGGCAATCTGCCAGCGCTTAAAACTTCCAAGGATTATCGGAATGTTGGTTACCGGAATGGTTCTGGGGCCGTATGTGCTGGATTTTTTAGATCCGTCGATTCTTTCCGTTTCGGCTGAGCTCCGGAAAATGGCACTGATTATTATTCTGTTGAAGGCGGGATTATCTCTGGATCTGGCAGATTTGAAAAAAGCGGGGCGTTCTGCGATTTTATTATCGTTTGTTCCGGCATCCTGTGAGATCGCAGGATATATATTGTTTGCGCCTGTACTTCTTGGTATTGGCCGGATGGATGCGGCGGTGATGGGAGCTGTTTTAGCAGCAGTTTCACCGGCAGTTGTAGTACCGAGAATGGTTAGCCTGATAGAACGGAAATACGGGACAGAAAAAGCAATTCCGCAGATGATTATGGCAGGAGCGTCCTGTGATGATATTTTTGTGATCGTGTTGTTTACAACTTTTTTGAGTATGGCACAGGGAAAAAGTGCAAATATCATGGACTTTGTAAATATTCCTGTTTCTATTATATTTGGAATATTGCTTGGTGCGTTTTCCGGATATCTGTTATATCTCTTTTTCGAAACGTCTTATGCGCATAAGAATTGCGTCAGGAACAGCATGAAAGTCATCATTGTACTTGGTGTTTCTTTCCTGTTGGTGGCAATGGAAACCTGGCTGGAAGGAAAGATTTCGGTTTCCGGGTTACTTGCAGTGGTGAGCATGGCGTGTGTGATCAAATTAAAATCGACAGCATTTGTCTCAAAACGTCTGTCAGAAAAATTCGGGAAATTATGGCTGGCGGCGGAAGTGGTACTCTTTGTTATGGTGGGGGCCGCAGTGGATATCCGATACACGTTAAGTGCGGGAATCTCTGCGTTATTCCTGATTCTGATCGCATTGGTCTTCCGCGCGTGTGGAGTTTTACTGTGCATGGTGAAAACAAAGCTCTGTTGGAAAGAAAGACTGTTTTGTGTGATTGCATATCTTCCGAAGGCGACAGTACAGGCGGCGATCGGCTCTGTTCCGATGGCAGCAGGACTTGGAAGCGGTAAAATCATCCTGTCGGTGGCAGTCCTGGCGATTGTGGTCACTGCACCGCTTGGAGCACTTGGAATTGACAGTACCTATAAGAGATTTTTGGAAAAAGAAATGAAGAAACAGGCTTAG
- a CDS encoding DUF6142 family protein: protein MPQEKGKNQESDKLREKEAKKEERKEIRRIEKIKKGKDKRMKSYRKYGRGQQKHSTMGMRSCMQAAGAVLLFGLAIFFAFLLHGNAGFTGAMGILAGVCAGFGIRSGVKGFRERERNYITCKVGLGINGGLLLILVIIFIGGF from the coding sequence ATGCCGCAGGAAAAAGGAAAAAATCAGGAAAGCGATAAGCTTCGGGAAAAGGAAGCAAAAAAAGAAGAAAGAAAAGAAATACGCCGGATTGAGAAGATCAAAAAAGGGAAAGATAAGCGAATGAAGAGCTATCGCAAGTATGGCAGAGGGCAACAGAAGCACTCCACCATGGGTATGCGTTCCTGTATGCAGGCGGCAGGAGCCGTCCTGCTGTTCGGACTTGCGATCTTTTTTGCATTTCTTCTGCATGGAAATGCAGGATTTACCGGAGCGATGGGAATTCTGGCAGGAGTCTGTGCCGGATTTGGAATCCGTTCCGGAGTCAAGGGATTCAGAGAGAGAGAACGGAATTATATCACCTGCAAGGTGGGACTTGGAATCAACGGAGGGTTACTGTTAATCCTTGTGATTATATTTATTGGAGGATTCTAG